A segment of the Trifolium pratense cultivar HEN17-A07 linkage group LG7, ARS_RC_1.1, whole genome shotgun sequence genome:
CATGCCAGACTGCATCATCATCCTCCGTCGAACCGTGTCTAGCGGATATGATATCAGACCGGCAGAGGTTGTAACTGCTTGAGCGACCATCCATCGCTTCCACAATACCAACTCGGGTTTAGATTCTTCAGACAACATCTCTTTTATGGTATCAAACCCTCCAAAGTAAAGACCTCTATGTATCACCATACCATGTAGTGATGCAGGAAGGCCTCTGTAAATCCCCCGAACACCGTCTTTTTCGAATATAGTGGCTAAGAAATGGTGAATGCCTCGGAATTGGCGCACTTCTGTCCTTCCGACGTCAGCAGCAAGGCGGGTGTGTGCGATATCAAGGGGGTATACCAAGATAAGGGATGTACAACCAGCTCCAGCCCCAGCAATAAAATTAGCAGATGCACCAGAGAAAAGATTATCAGCATTAGAGTTCCCACCCCTTAATATGCTTTTGTAAAGATCCTGTTGAAAAAACACGAGAGACAACATGAGTGACGGTCCATACTTCATCATCACTATGCATCAACTGTAACAATAAgtcttcaaaaagaaaaaactgtAACAATACAGATTCAGCTTCACTTATAATCAATTTTCATCAGTTATATGAATGAGTGACAAGCAGAGCAACATCAAGAAATAGACATTGAAATACATCAGTTGTGGTaatgaaaatttataatttatttatacataTTATAGAAGCCAAAGTTTTAGCCTGTGTTGATATTCCATCATCTTTTGGATATAAAAATGCTACAAAATGTACTTTTGGCCGCATTTCACAAACTTCCGTGCAAAAATTTGTTTTCCATCAGTCAAAACTCTACTAATGCATTGTCTTATGAGAGTCGATGCTACATCCTTTCCTCTCTTTTGTTGTAAAAACATATAGGCATTGTCTTCAACGTCAGTAAGCAAATGTTTGGACATCTATTGGACATGTTTCAATACTAGAAAGCAGAAGGTTATACTGAAACATCGACCGAACATAACTTGTTTCAAGAAAAAACCAACCAAAGGCCTGGTAAAATCTAGTAAAGTTCAAAGAAAGAGGTAATTTCACTAAACCTGGACCGTACATTATAGTATCATAATGGTTGGGATGTAGGCAAAGACacatctttaaaaaaaatatatagtacaATTAAAACAAGGTGCAGGATATATGAAGGTTGCATTATTCTGTTAATAACATACCCCTAATTAGGTTTTCACCATCTTATGAGGGTTTTCTCCCAACACCTTCTTGGACCTTAACCTTGcttgtgaatttttttcttcatattcccCGATCTAGGTTTATTTCATTCTTTCTGTTCACCCAACACCTCCACTGTTGTGCCGCTTTTGAAGCCCGGGACCTCCACCAGTGCTCTGTTTTCACCATCCCACAAACAACAACATATCCTCCACCTTGATTCCCGCACAACCTTATCCTCCAATAGTATGGTATTGTGTTTCACATTGTCAAGATTCCACCTTCACCTCCTTGCAGCTTCACAATAGTATGGTTTGGTGTCCCCCCGCCTGAACTTACGCTCCCAGGGTCTCTCCCCCATCTGCTGATATGGGTCCACAGTGTCATCCAAAGCCACCATGACAACTGTGTGGCTTGATCACTTTTCCACTATTAGGTTTGAGATAGTGTTGTGTTTAGTTTCCCGCTTTTTTTTGCTGTTGTTTAGTGCGTACCGTGTTGTTGTTATACTCCTAAGTTTGTATCCGTTGTGTTTGTCAAAAAGCCCCTAAAGTATTTGGTCTTTTGGAATTACATCTCGAGTGCAATGCTAACGGTGCTTTCAAATAGTTCCTAAGCATGTGGTTAGATTCGTCATACTCAAGACCACTTTTAGTTGATATGAGCCTACACACACCAAAACAATTATTTGTAACTGGATAAGTTTAAAGGGCTAAAAGGTGTCATGCTAGTGTTTTTTAAAGGGACCAATGACCATGTCCTCTTCTCATTTAAAGGGCTAAAAGCTGTCATGCTAGTGTTTTTTAGAGTAATTATGTCGACAGATATTAATTATAATCCATCTTGTAAATTATAACAGAGTACTGCAGCCTGGATAATACTTGCAAAAATCACAATCTGAAGATTTAAGAGTTTATTCTTCCCGGATATTCCACAATGCTCTGTTTGGGAGTTTCGAGGGGAGGGAAGAGGAGGGCTTTTAGAAGACAGAAAGACACCTTATTTGAGAGGGTAATTTTGTAGCAAATGGAAAGAGAAtacttataaattaatatatttttaatgttagaAGTATTATAAcaacatgaaaaaaatttgaagaatttatcTACGCCCTCCAATACATTTTTGAGTTTCCCCAAATTCGAaggattttgcattatgaaaagaaaaaaactccCCAGTCCATTTCTTCCACTTCGTTTTTTCCAAAGAACTCCCCTGACCCCTCCTAAATtcccaaacagaccctaatAGGATCATAAGGGTCTCCTTCTAGAACCCCGCTCAAGAAATCTCCCCCCATCATAATCTATTGGGATTTGGTTTCACAGTATCTTCCCCAATGATTATCATACAATCACAGCCACGCATAAAGACAACCAGGTAGACCTCCAACCACAACCCTTCTAGGTTCTGTGGGATGCATCCAGAAGAGCAGTGAAGGACATGTTCAAACACATTCGGCCCATGCAATACTCCCTAAAGGGCTTGATATTTAGGGAGGGAGCTCAATACCCTAACGAGAAATATGCACAGTTCATCTTCACCCTAATGCAGTGGAGTATCATTGCAAGTATCCACCTAATCTCTCCACCGTCTACGGTGCATTATCCTATCGCAGGAGAGGAACCCGAAGAAAATGGATGAGTAAACTGGTGTGGTGCTGACCGCAGAATATAAAGACAATATATAGTAACACATCTTGCACATCAGTTTGAGGGTTCTGAGTAACAACTAACAAACACCTTTCTATCTCTTCAAGACTTTAGCAAATTAATTTGATTCAATTATATCCTTAGTTAATAGCATGTAAAACTAGTATTCAACATTGCCGATGCCTGCATCCCAGTTTTTCATAAGATGACCAAaccaaatgaattcaaataatggtcttttaatacatatttgatAGCTCCAACTCCACGTTAGTTTCTTACTATTatgtaaatataaatacaaCAACAACCACGGAGCCATATTTCACTATATAGGGTCGACTACATGGATCAAACAACgccataatgtttttttttttttttcatatatcatATCTCTATGACTCTATCCAACTCATTAATATCTAGGTCTTTCGTAATAGTTTCTCTTATAGTTTTTCTAGGTCTTCCTCTGCCTCTCGCGATTCAATCACCTTTCATCCAATCTACTCTCCATACTACATAATCTATTCTTACTATTATgtaataataactaaatactaaACGGCATTTTCAATTCAAGATATCATTGAACAATGAACACACAAGTTCCAAATTTTTGCATAATATTGCTAATAATTTGCATTATTATTAGGGCTTATCTTATCCATTTGAATacaagtcaaataaaaaaaagaaaacagaaACGAACCTTGAGAGAAAAATTGAGAGCAACAGAAGGATAATAACGAAGAACACTGCTACCATTACCACGCCACAAAGAGATAATACCTTCTTCCCTAACAGTACGAATTATACAATCAAACATTCCTTTGAATTTTCGACGACCACTAGCAACAATAGCCAAATTACTTTCTTGGGTTTGCAACAATAGCTTAGCTCTCTCAATTGGAGCCACAATTGTATGAACAGCACCACCCATAACAGCACCAGCCATAAGATCGCGTTGGAAATTATTCAACCGAGAAGAGGAATTTCGCTTCAAATTCAACCCTTTTTCTTCTGGGTCTTCATCCTCACCGCTCATCCTTtgattcttcttttcttttcgcAAATTTACAAACTTTTCTTAAAAGGGTACACGCTACTCATCTTTGATTTTTGCAGAAGGAATTGGGAATATTGAAAGGCGTGTCGATGGTATGGCTGCGGAGAAGGGAGGAGAAATGAATTGGTTGGTTGGTTATTCCATTTGACTTGTTTTTTATTCCATTGACAAAGATAGTTTTGATTTCTTAcccttctttctctctctcttcctctcGATTTTTTGTTTATCTTCACTAATCTCTCTTGATTCATCCACGTGTGCTACATTAATCATATATGCTCCTAATATCAAATTCCTCAAAATTAAATGGATAATGGCTCCTTTGTTTAAGTTTTTACAGTATTTTGTAAACTTCTTCCCAAACCGCAAGAGAAAAATTCTACATTAAAGTCGGTCGATATTTTGGTGTATTAGTAGATAGGAGGAAAAATATGTATGCGTGGATTTGTTCGAAGCTTCCCCACTTGTGAGGTTGACGATTGAGGAGTTTATTGTTGGACTGACGGCCCTCGAAGTCGCCTCAAGCAAAGTGACAAAACATGAGAGAGCGTGTTCTGACAATCAACGTGCATTTATATCATCTGCATTTGACGCGTTTGGTTTTCTAGCACTAGATGTTATGACTATTTTAAAACAGGTTCAAAGAGTCGTGCATAATAATGTGATGTTTCATATGTCTCTAGATGTAGTATTTAAAATGATTGGTTTCGCCTTCCAAAAATGATTAGTGGCGCAGCTTGTTACCCGTTTTCCATTTATTCAAATGTAATTATCTTACcggatatatatataataaaatatgtatattatccaacaaaaaaacttattttattatattattagtgtttttttatatatttttgtagaaaattattcttaacctaaaatgaaaagttaatcctaaaaaaaaaactatgatagtaaataaatagaaagtagctttaaagttttttaaaaatatcaaaaaaattatctttaaatttttttaaaacaaaatcattttttaaagcTTAAATAAACGCACTAATAATAGCAAACTAAAAGGAAATTAGTGAATTTGTATTCTCTCATGCTCTTTTTCTCTCATGATTTTCATTCTACATCTAAcataactatttattttttttttctctcttgtaaactatttttttcttctttatgaATCTATCACACTTGGATGAGAAAAAGGAATGTGAAAGGAAAAAATACGCAATTGAATCCAAAAAGAACATCATGGGTTACAAGAGTATGCAAAGTGGTGATACTTATAGCTCACAGCCCAGCCCAGTGTTTTGACACATATTATCTCCGACGGTGAAGATATACATCAAGAAATATTAAATTATCGCATATAGTACTCCCTCTGATTTCAactataagcaaaaaattactttttagattcatcgaataattaatgaatctgaaaagcagttttttacttatatttgaaACAGGAGGGAGGATGTACATAGTACAAATCTATATAGCAAAAACATTATGTTTATGCAGTTATTGCAAGCTTTATAACCATAGTGATTGGCACACAAAACAGTTAAATAACATTGCATTGAGAGTAAATTTGCTCACGTGTCAATCACAATAAAAGGTGATCCCTCTCTAGATGCGCAAGGGTCATAGTGAAATTCGAAACAGCCAGTAGCATAACGATGGCGAAGATACCTAGGAACTCCATCAGTTGTTTCATAATCACGTGTTGTCAGTGATGCTGAAAGAGGAAAATCAAAGTGATAGACATGAAAATGAGAATAATGAATTAAGTCTGGTTCATTCATACATGGAAAATGTTGATTACTAAAAAGTAAGAGGAAGTAAAGTAACATATTGGATTGAGTATCCCAATTGGATACCTGATCCACGAATCGATGCTTTTGAAAGCATGCGATTGTTGAGATTAAAAAAAGGTGAATAAGAACTTCCTCGGAGGAGGACTCTGGAAAGAGTCATAACTCCATAATCAAGTGCTCTATGGAACACACCTCCGTAGATTTGAAATTCATCAATGAAAAGTTAAAACACAAATCAAGGAGCGTGGAGAGAAAAGGAGCGAGATAGATAGAGATGGGATCGCATACGGATTTGCAGAAGTCaaagatgagatgagatgaaaAGAGCCTGACGCTATTGGAGGAACGAATCATTGTGGAAGCTACTGCTTGAAGAAAAACGAATTCCAAAAACCCTaactttcttttgtttctcGGGGATTTTAGAATTTTCTCGCGGGAAAGGCACTGAGCTTTGTGCATATCCTGTATATTTGATCAATCAAGGGAACCAAGTGTCCTTTTTTTATAACTTAATTACAATTTTGGTTCTTATGTTCACTATTTTGTTAAATTGatcctttattttaaattttgacaattttggTCCATCGTTCAAATATATATGttctaaaaatagaaaaataccaACATCAGTACTATAGTAAGAaaattccttctttttttttttttttttttttacagaacaTTCATTTATAAACttaatataaaacttttttttgacaaatatatatataaaacatgttatattatcatattttagaCGTAATATTTAATCAAGGGATTAAaactgtcaaattttaaaatagaggaatCAATTCTGCAAAATGATGAAAATAGAGAatcaaaactgcaattaagtttttttttttaaaaaaaaaaaagaaaaaagagtgaATTGTCAAATACCCCTAAAAGTGCAAAAATTGTCAAATACTCcctgaaaattttaaaatgtcaaatatCTCCTTGAAATTGAATGGCGtctatcaaattttatttactcTGCAGTGATGATGTGGATGTTAACTACatacaaacttgtcaaaatgaCACCACAATATAGTTAGTAAATGATCAAGATACACTTCGTGGGAAGAAATAGAGAGACGATAAGCGAGTGAGAGGGAGAGAAACGGGTAGAGAGAAGGATGGGAAATGAGGAGTTGTTGTAGATATTAAACACATATTGTATATTGTTGAAAGTTTCTTCATCAAGTTCTTGTCAACTAGACCCATCAGCTTCGACATAGCATACGTTGGTGTCACCGAACGACGAGGGAGGATATGCAATGAGTTGGGTGGTATCATAATGGCGACGCCTGAGAGGCGTGACAAAagccttctttctttttttttctttttctttttgtcttgttaggattgttttaaattttaacattaagattttttttgtagtagtAGTTactccatatattttttttttgttgtttttaccATTTGGTTCCTAGGAGAAGGGGGTCCTAATAGTTcagagttcggggcgagttctgacatcaagtggttccagttcTTTCTCaaatgcagttgcggggatcaaacCGTACTCCTCCTACCAAGTTCAATGTCAATCACCATGGAACCAACTCAGATATGGTTACTTCGTATAATGTTAGTGGatgataaattgataattttgtgAGTGAGCAAAACGAGAAGGACAACCGGAATTAAGcaaaggatttaattgatatgcaccgacggtgtaaaataattttacactatcaaccaataccaaccatgttttccaccacatcaccccacttcacccccactttcttgatatgacatggcaaaataatggttgtttattggacgatggtgtaaaactattttacaccgtcggtgcatatcaattaaactcattaaGCAAAACTATAATTAAGCAATTTCTATTTAAGAAGAAGTGTGACGTGGCAACCTGTGAATTGTGAGATTGATCCAAGAGAGTAGAATGGTTAAAAAAGTTTGTGTACCTTATGCCAACCCGTTTCTGTGTATGTAGGTCACATGGTTCTTTCTGAGTCAAAAATTGCTTATACCAAACAAACACAATCTCTTGTAAAACAAACGAAGAAGACTGCATAAGGTTTAATTAAGCAGTAAAAATAAACGCCAGCAATGTTATTTTTTGGGTGCTGAGAACGGAGAAAAATAGTTCCTCTATTTTTCGTATCTTTCATCTCCAATTCGTTTTTCTCTATTCCACAGATTTAACGCAACAAACTCGTTTCTATTAATCATGGCTTGGAGGCGTTTGATAACACAGGTTTGTTATTATTCAATCGATTAAGTTTTTCATTTCATATAATCTATTTCCGTTTCTTCTTATTATCTCGAAAACCCTAAATTTTTTGGTAAAAGGGATGGTGATGTGTTCcttaattttgttattattaattattaattcatTTCCCTTATATACAATTTTCTTGACTGAGATTTTGAATGAGATTGTGAAGGTTGATTCAGGGTTAAATATAGAGAAATATATTGATGGCAGTGTTTAAAATGTTAGCTGGATATTTTAATTCGACATAGACACGGTGGTATATAGTTTGTTATTCCTTGAATTGGAGTAGGGGctcgtttggattgacttatttttgagcttatacgaaacagcttatgcaaataataagcttttatgtattattacaagattttcaaggtagtttatgataaaatagcttataaagatACGATTTTTGcggtgaaaacttatgaattaacacagaacattatttatttgcataagctatttccataagctcaaaaataggCCGAATTCAAACGGCCCTAGATGCAACATCGCTTTTATATTATGGCCTTGTTTGGAGCTTAATTTGTAGCTTATGTTAGCTTATAAGCATAAGCGCCTATCATAATAATTTGCAGGTTATGTATAAGTcgtttctataacaaaagataaaagaaagttaaattgttttcgGATAAgttataaactgttttcataagcttgGACAGCTTATTAGGATCTTATGAACTCGtagttttcataagttctcccaaataGTCAGACAAGTGCTTATGTCAATAGATAAGTTGAAAAAACAAGTCAATCCAATTAGGCTCTTTATATTTAAGATTGTTTAGGGTCGAATATTACATGTATACTAATCAGGTTAACTAGGCATTTAGGTTGGGGtttatttgttttgaattgAAAAGGTGATAAAGTTgttttatttataatcatatagCGTATGATTTATATAGCCCTCTCTGTTATGTATCTTGCGTTACTTTTATTTGTCATATAATTTTATGTGTTATTTTTGCAGGTTGAAAGGCGTCAATCAGAATTTGGAAAGGTCAAAAATTTATTGAGTAGAAGCTATTTATCTCCTAACAAGCTTGAAGGCAGTACAAGTACGAAGCTTTTGTTCCCTTGGCACATTTAGTTCATGTTATGCTAATAAAATGTTATGCTaataaaatataagtttttgtttcttatttgtAGACACTTTGTTTTTCTGAATTATTTCACTTTGTGGTTTAAATTCATATTATGTTTTGCCGTGGAATTCTATAGATATACTTTTTTTGTGGAATTAGTTATGTCTATTATTGTCTTTTGCTATTGTTCGCTGCACTTACTCTCAAATTTATGTAGGGAATAGGCTCTTTTTCTCCCAGGAGAGATCCCAGTCCAGCTATCTGGGAAATCTTGCCCGACGACTACGTGATTCATCTGAAGCCGAGGAAGCCTCTTATCTCAAAGAACTTTACCGTCGAAACGATCCTGAAGCCGTGATTAGGGCATTTGAAAGTCAGCCATCTCTGCATACAAATTCTACGGCACTTTCCGAATATGTTAAAGCATTAGTAAAAGTTGATAGACTGGATGAAAGTGAATTACTGAAGACTTTGCGAAGAGGTGACTATGTGGCTAGAAATGCTCATTTTCTATTGACTGTGTTTGCATGTGATCGTGCTTTGCTCTTTTTGACCAACATTTTGCAGGCATTCTGACCTAGTTCAAAGAATTGAGATTTTTCACCCCTGATCAGGAAACTAGACATATGCTTGAAGTGTCTATAATTTGATTAGAAATCTGAGTTAATTGCTACTCTGTCTAATCACGGTTGTGCCCTAAGTA
Coding sequences within it:
- the LOC123894236 gene encoding probable ADP,ATP carrier protein At5g56450 is translated as MSGEDEDPEEKGLNLKRNSSSRLNNFQRDLMAGAVMGGAVHTIVAPIERAKLLLQTQESNLAIVASGRRKFKGMFDCIIRTVREEGIISLWRGNGSSVLRYYPSVALNFSLKDLYKSILRGGNSNADNLFSGASANFIAGAGAGCTSLILVYPLDIAHTRLAADVGRTEVRQFRGIHHFLATIFEKDGVRGIYRGLPASLHGMVIHRGLYFGGFDTIKEMLSEESKPELVLWKRWMVAQAVTTSAGLISYPLDTVRRRMMMQSGMEHPVYNSTLDCWRKIYRTEGLVSFYRGAVSNVFRSTGAAAILVLYDEVKKFMNWGRL